Proteins from a single region of Saccharospirillaceae bacterium:
- a CDS encoding adenosine deaminase, translating into MLMYLTAIFRFHLAIALIGISLHSNALQDDWFETFKANATDRQLYHFLYALPKGGDLHNHLTGSNFVNWWYELATDETKNGGYRYYTRTAINNCVDYAKTTAQNSSYFLMFRNLQQSSYDVLDKCQQSEYTPLKNVTGKTLAAWKNSLRLNYGEEGRNEFFYSHWQRLNDLGANPYINSEMLYRNMKAFAAEGLMYLETMEGTRFYKKKDGSLFTADEVADIYRARLRQTDAVATGVKVGMQYYLLRFIDNAEQDLEWIYRFVDKNRDLFVGLNMVGAEDIDKGYPLRFLETLRTLRRQIPTLPLSIHAGEQDKPSRNVRDTLLLGASRIGHGINLISDPDTMLLMRNSNNLIEINLISNLMLGYVNDYQQHPFPEYLRFGIPVTLTTDDRGMWDSNMTDEYFVAVKEFNLSWQEIRLLLTNSINHAFIEPKMKLSMQLRLEQRLDKFERSFQAKGLEAFQHVTPVSHQFTCKKYQLCLENSYD; encoded by the coding sequence ATGTTGATGTATTTAACTGCTATTTTTCGATTTCATCTGGCCATTGCACTTATAGGCATATCGCTGCACAGCAATGCATTGCAGGATGATTGGTTCGAAACATTTAAAGCCAACGCGACCGATCGCCAGCTGTATCATTTTTTATATGCACTGCCGAAAGGCGGCGATTTACACAACCATCTGACAGGCTCTAATTTTGTTAACTGGTGGTACGAGCTGGCTACCGATGAAACAAAAAACGGTGGCTACCGTTATTACACCCGAACAGCTATTAATAATTGTGTCGATTACGCCAAAACAACCGCTCAGAATTCGTCTTATTTTTTAATGTTCCGCAACCTCCAGCAGTCCAGCTACGATGTGCTGGATAAATGCCAACAGTCTGAATACACGCCGTTAAAAAACGTCACAGGGAAAACACTGGCAGCCTGGAAAAACAGCCTGCGCCTCAACTATGGAGAAGAAGGCCGAAACGAGTTTTTTTACTCCCATTGGCAGCGTCTGAATGACCTGGGCGCTAACCCGTACATCAACAGCGAGATGCTGTATCGCAACATGAAAGCCTTTGCTGCCGAAGGCCTCATGTACCTTGAAACGATGGAAGGCACCCGCTTCTATAAAAAGAAAGACGGCAGTTTGTTCACGGCCGATGAGGTGGCCGATATCTATCGCGCGCGACTGCGCCAGACCGATGCCGTCGCCACTGGCGTCAAAGTTGGCATGCAATATTACCTGCTGAGATTTATCGACAACGCTGAACAGGATCTGGAGTGGATTTACCGCTTCGTTGATAAAAACCGCGATCTGTTTGTTGGTCTGAACATGGTTGGCGCAGAAGATATTGATAAAGGCTATCCGCTGCGCTTCCTGGAAACGCTGCGAACACTGCGTCGCCAGATTCCAACGCTGCCGCTGTCGATTCATGCCGGAGAACAAGACAAACCAAGCCGCAACGTACGCGACACCTTGTTACTGGGCGCCTCTCGCATCGGTCATGGTATTAACCTGATTTCCGACCCGGACACCATGCTGCTGATGCGTAACAGCAACAACCTGATTGAAATTAATCTTATCAGCAATTTAATGCTGGGTTATGTCAATGACTACCAGCAGCACCCATTCCCGGAATATCTTCGCTTTGGTATTCCGGTAACACTCACCACCGACGACCGCGGCATGTGGGATTCCAATATGACAGACGAGTATTTTGTTGCTGTAAAAGAATTCAACTTATCCTGGCAAGAAATCCGTTTGTTACTGACAAACTCGATAAATCACGCATTTATCGAACCCAAAATGAAGCTATCCATGCAGCTTCGATTAGAGCAACGACTGGATAAATTTGAACGTTCGTTCCAAGCGAAAGGACTGGAAGCATTTCAACATGTTACTCCCGTTTCACACCAGTTTACCTGCAAAAAATATCAACTGTGTTTAGAGAACTCTTATGATTAA
- a CDS encoding isopenicillin N synthase family oxygenase encodes MQLEAVDYTAPDAAERFTESLRNTGFGVLKNHPIKQAMVSAIYEHWQGFFNSKEKDDFQFNVETQDGFFPRSVSEVAKGFSVKDIKEYFHYYPWGQCPQTLKSEIQAYYDQALTLASELLSWVEQFSPPEVSVNYSQPLSQMVDGSEKTLLRVLHYPPFEGDEEPGAIRAAAHEDINLLTVLPAANEPGLQVQLKNGDWMDVPCDFGTLIVNIGDMLQEASGGYYPSTTHRVINPSGGRQEHSRISLPLFLHPNPETVLSERYTAGSYLTERLRELGVM; translated from the coding sequence ATGCAACTAGAAGCTGTTGATTACACGGCACCGGATGCAGCCGAACGATTTACTGAATCGCTGCGAAATACGGGATTCGGCGTGTTAAAGAACCACCCGATTAAGCAAGCAATGGTCAGTGCAATTTACGAGCACTGGCAGGGATTTTTCAACAGCAAAGAAAAGGATGACTTCCAGTTTAATGTCGAGACTCAGGATGGGTTTTTCCCACGCTCGGTATCTGAGGTAGCGAAGGGCTTCTCAGTAAAAGACATTAAGGAGTATTTCCATTACTACCCATGGGGTCAGTGTCCGCAGACATTAAAATCTGAAATTCAGGCCTACTACGATCAGGCGTTGACCCTCGCCTCTGAGCTGCTGTCTTGGGTTGAGCAGTTCAGTCCGCCAGAAGTATCCGTTAATTATTCTCAGCCATTGTCCCAGATGGTTGATGGCAGTGAGAAAACCTTACTGCGCGTTTTGCATTATCCGCCGTTCGAAGGGGATGAAGAACCAGGCGCCATCCGGGCTGCTGCACACGAAGACATTAATCTGTTAACGGTGTTACCGGCTGCCAATGAGCCAGGCTTGCAGGTTCAGCTTAAGAATGGTGACTGGATGGATGTACCATGCGACTTCGGCACCTTAATTGTAAATATCGGTGACATGTTGCAGGAAGCTTCAGGTGGATATTATCCATCGACCACGCATCGGGTCATTAACCCAAGTGGTGGACGTCAGGAGCACTCGCGCATTTCTTTGCCGCTGTTCTTACACCCGAATCCTGAGACGGTATTGTCGGAGCGTTACACTGCCGGGAGTTATCTGACCGAGCGCCTGAGAGAGTTGGGTGTAATGTAA
- a CDS encoding TetR/AcrR family transcriptional regulator, translated as MSNTTNPTSGRHRSSSSGRTYGGLSQDERKQQRRKQFLQAGLNVFGTVGFRQATVRGLCKEAQLTDRYFYAEFGSIENLLTAVYEHHMTDIRNQVTTAFAAAEAGCDPKRLIESALTAFYEALNDPRVARVCMVELEGVSKEVNQLYHAYIRSFADLILSLIRVLRPHWSYTEEEGAILSIAMIGAMRQAGTYWLLNPDTVQKDTLIRVSTQLFMGVFNEVKGE; from the coding sequence GTGTCCAACACCACCAATCCAACGTCAGGTCGTCACCGAAGCAGCAGTTCAGGCCGCACATATGGTGGCCTTAGCCAGGACGAACGCAAACAGCAACGACGCAAACAATTCCTGCAGGCTGGTTTAAATGTGTTCGGCACTGTTGGATTCCGCCAGGCCACGGTACGCGGTCTTTGCAAAGAAGCCCAACTGACGGATCGCTATTTTTACGCCGAGTTCGGCAGCATCGAAAATCTGCTGACGGCGGTGTATGAGCATCATATGACCGACATTCGCAATCAGGTAACGACCGCGTTTGCCGCTGCGGAAGCTGGCTGCGACCCAAAACGCCTGATTGAAAGTGCTTTAACCGCTTTTTACGAAGCGCTCAATGACCCAAGAGTGGCACGAGTATGTATGGTCGAATTAGAGGGCGTCAGTAAGGAAGTCAATCAGTTGTACCATGCTTATATCCGCAGCTTTGCCGACCTGATCCTGAGTCTGATTCGCGTCTTAAGGCCCCACTGGTCGTACACCGAAGAGGAAGGCGCCATACTATCGATTGCCATGATTGGTGCCATGCGCCAGGCAGGAACCTATTGGCTGTTAAATCCGGACACGGTGCAGAAAGACACGCTGATAAGAGTGTCCACCCAGCTGTTTATGGGTGTATTTAATGAAGTGAAAGGTGAGTAG